From one Actinopolyspora saharensis genomic stretch:
- the crcB gene encoding fluoride efflux transporter CrcB produces MTPLLVALGGACGALSRYGIDSAVRRFGRGAFPWATLVVNLLGSFLIALVTGWAAFGGNAPSWVRTLLVAGLCGALTTFSTFGVDTVRLYVRGARFSAVLNVLVTVLGGLLAAGVGLGAALLSRGW; encoded by the coding sequence TTGACGCCGCTGCTGGTCGCGCTGGGGGGAGCGTGCGGGGCGCTGTCCCGTTACGGGATCGACAGCGCGGTGCGCCGCTTCGGTCGGGGCGCCTTCCCGTGGGCCACGCTGGTGGTCAACCTCCTCGGCTCCTTCCTGATCGCCCTGGTGACTGGGTGGGCCGCCTTCGGTGGGAACGCTCCCTCCTGGGTGCGCACGCTGCTGGTCGCGGGGCTGTGCGGGGCGTTGACCACCTTCAGCACTTTCGGAGTGGACACGGTCCGGCTCTACGTGCGGGGAGCGCGCTTCTCGGCGGTGTTGAACGTGCTGGTCACGGTGCTGGGGGGACTTCTGGCCGCAGGTGTCGGGCTCGGTGCGGCCCTCCTGTCCCGGGGATGGTAA
- the crcB gene encoding fluoride efflux transporter CrcB — MFGVVRVRARRPFPWAVVLAVALGGALGSVARYGVSLWIGRGGAGFPWGTLAVNVVGCLIIGAVTVLLEEFGNPHRLVRPFVGVGVLGGFTTFSTYVADVGDLLAAQRPVQATVYLFGTVALGVVSVVCGAVSVRALAGRAASRARGGERS; from the coding sequence TTGTTCGGCGTTGTTCGAGTTCGGGCGCGGCGGCCCTTCCCGTGGGCGGTGGTTCTCGCCGTGGCCCTGGGCGGTGCGCTGGGGTCCGTGGCCCGCTACGGCGTGTCGCTGTGGATCGGGCGAGGTGGTGCTGGATTCCCCTGGGGCACCCTCGCGGTCAACGTGGTGGGCTGTCTGATCATCGGGGCGGTCACGGTGCTGCTCGAGGAGTTCGGCAACCCGCACCGGCTGGTGCGCCCGTTCGTGGGGGTCGGCGTGCTGGGCGGTTTCACCACGTTTTCCACCTACGTCGCCGACGTGGGTGATCTGCTGGCCGCGCAGCGTCCCGTTCAGGCGACGGTCTACCTCTTCGGCACCGTCGCGCTCGGTGTGGTGTCCGTGGTGTGCGGAGCGGTCTCGGTCCGGGCGCTGGCGGGTCGGGCGGCCTCGAGGGCGCGAGGGGGCGAACGGTCTTGA
- a CDS encoding S1 family peptidase produces MIRFAKHGAPAGICSSAVLAPLALAVLITVSAVFGAGAARAVSDGTEVRSRAEAPWNSTLIIKGDGPLQERVTCGGALVTPRRVVTAAHCVSGMPLDELKRRIEVHVGARELSGDPGRTAQLTGVRAHPRYRLVPSPENPDSGTMSSATHDIAVLTLDRAVCEVPTLPVADEAARVNDPAVLYGHGLTGPSSRGDVLRRGTYRVRPTEECAEATPAVVDGESMMCGRGWQAEACLGDSGGPLVGYRSGRPELIGVFSFGMETAGEPCGTAGPNFFTEANAVHDWLVERLADPVEG; encoded by the coding sequence GTGATTCGCTTCGCCAAGCACGGGGCACCAGCAGGAATCTGCTCGAGTGCCGTTCTCGCCCCGCTGGCCCTGGCCGTGCTGATCACGGTCTCGGCCGTGTTCGGAGCCGGAGCCGCGCGTGCCGTGTCCGACGGGACCGAAGTGCGCTCCCGAGCGGAGGCGCCGTGGAACAGCACCTTGATCATCAAGGGCGACGGGCCGTTGCAGGAGCGGGTGACCTGCGGCGGTGCGCTGGTTACCCCCCGCAGGGTCGTCACCGCCGCGCACTGCGTTTCCGGAATGCCGCTGGACGAGCTGAAGCGCCGGATCGAGGTCCACGTGGGAGCGCGGGAGCTCTCGGGAGATCCGGGAAGGACTGCCCAGCTGACCGGCGTGCGGGCGCATCCCCGGTACCGTCTCGTCCCCTCCCCGGAGAACCCTGATTCGGGGACCATGTCCAGCGCGACCCACGACATCGCGGTGCTCACCCTGGACCGCGCGGTGTGCGAGGTGCCCACCCTGCCCGTCGCGGACGAGGCGGCGCGGGTGAACGATCCCGCCGTTCTCTACGGGCACGGCTTGACCGGCCCTTCCTCCCGGGGTGACGTGCTCCGGCGCGGGACGTACCGGGTGCGCCCGACCGAGGAGTGCGCGGAGGCCACCCCGGCCGTGGTCGACGGGGAGTCGATGATGTGCGGACGCGGTTGGCAGGCCGAGGCCTGCTTGGGTGACAGCGGAGGGCCGCTGGTGGGGTACCGGTCCGGCAGGCCCGAGCTGATCGGGGTGTTCAGCTTCGGCATGGAAACGGCGGGCGAGCCCTGCGGAACCGCGGGGCCCAACTTCTTCACCGAGGCCAACGCGGTGCACGACTGGTTGGTGGAGCGGTTGGCTGATCCGGTGGAGGGCTGA
- a CDS encoding LapA family protein produces MSEKAPGWSDDGENGQHEPEVRPPGNGEGSVRGGEEARKGQSHTRTAGTWAAVVVATIALIILLIFILQNLQAVTVTFLGVRGELPLGVALLFAAAIGGLLVALVGAARIMQLRRSGKRKKRGKVS; encoded by the coding sequence ATGTCCGAAAAAGCACCAGGATGGTCCGACGACGGGGAGAACGGGCAGCACGAGCCGGAAGTGCGTCCGCCGGGCAACGGGGAAGGCAGTGTCCGCGGGGGCGAGGAAGCGCGGAAGGGGCAGAGCCACACCCGGACCGCGGGAACCTGGGCCGCCGTCGTCGTCGCGACGATCGCCCTCATAATCCTGCTGATCTTCATCCTGCAGAACCTGCAGGCCGTGACGGTCACCTTCCTCGGGGTGCGCGGAGAGCTGCCCCTCGGAGTGGCCCTGCTGTTCGCGGCGGCCATCGGCGGACTGCTCGTCGCGCTGGTGGGAGCCGCCCGGATCATGCAACTGCGCAGGAGCGGCAAGCGCAAGAAACGCGGAAAGGTGTCGTGA
- a CDS encoding bile acid:sodium symporter family protein, translated as MGALRRAADLIGRWFALLVLLGGLAGLLFPTATGALSPAITPLLGVIMFGMGLTLRTADFALVLRHPQAVLAGLAAQYVLMPLLGWGIGTLFGFSAALLAGMVLVGATPGGTASNVVVYLSRGHVALSVAMTSVSTLLAPLLTPLLVLWLAGSALPVDAVGLFSSIVKVVLVPVVLGIVVRALLTRWVERVLPLLPLVSVTGIVVVVAAVVGGNASTLTSVGALLLLAVVLHNACGLLLGYGAARLAGVPEPGRRAISVEVGMQNSGLAASLATTHFTPLAALPAALFSVWHNLSGAVVASFWSRRPAGEQDSTEAVSSARS; from the coding sequence ATGGGCGCGTTACGTCGAGCCGCGGATCTCATCGGCCGCTGGTTCGCGCTGCTGGTGCTGCTGGGCGGACTCGCGGGCCTGTTGTTCCCGACGGCGACGGGCGCGCTTTCCCCTGCCATCACTCCCCTGCTCGGGGTGATCATGTTCGGCATGGGATTGACCCTGCGCACCGCCGATTTCGCGCTGGTGCTGCGGCACCCGCAGGCGGTGCTGGCCGGACTGGCCGCCCAGTACGTGCTGATGCCGTTGCTGGGGTGGGGAATCGGAACCCTGTTCGGCTTCTCCGCCGCGCTGCTGGCGGGGATGGTGCTGGTCGGGGCGACACCGGGAGGCACGGCCTCCAATGTGGTCGTCTACCTCTCGCGGGGGCACGTGGCCCTGTCCGTGGCCATGACCTCGGTCTCCACTCTGCTGGCTCCGCTGCTCACCCCGCTGCTGGTGCTGTGGCTCGCCGGATCGGCCCTGCCCGTGGACGCGGTGGGGCTGTTCTCCAGCATCGTCAAGGTCGTGCTGGTTCCCGTGGTGCTCGGGATCGTGGTCCGCGCGTTGCTGACCCGCTGGGTCGAACGTGTGCTGCCGCTGCTGCCGCTGGTCTCGGTGACCGGGATCGTGGTCGTGGTGGCGGCCGTGGTCGGGGGCAACGCGAGCACGTTGACCTCGGTCGGCGCGCTGCTGCTGTTGGCCGTGGTGCTGCACAACGCCTGCGGCCTGCTGCTCGGCTACGGCGCGGCCAGGTTGGCCGGCGTGCCGGAACCGGGCAGGCGCGCGATCAGCGTGGAGGTGGGGATGCAGAACTCCGGCCTCGCGGCGAGCCTGGCCACCACGCACTTCACCCCGCTCGCCGCGCTGCCCGCGGCGCTGTTCTCGGTGTGGCACAACCTGTCCGGCGCGGTCGTGGCCTCGTTCTGGTCGCGGCGGCCAGCCGGGGAGCAGGACTCCACCGAGGCGGTCAGCTCCGCGCGGAGCTGA
- a CDS encoding mechanosensitive ion channel family protein: protein MNSTTHLAEASAAGVADPVVNWFTENSGAFVSGIINILIILLVALVFRAVTGRVITHGVRRMVSSHQRINQATSKAGNLVTRQSNSSENAGQRQQQRAQTIGSVLRSVASSVIFGVAFVMILGEFGINLGPILASAGVLGLAIGFGAQSLVQDFLAGIFMMIEDQYGVGDVVDTGDAVGTVESVTLRITKIRDLNGGLWYVRNGEIMRVCNMNQDWANAVVEIPLDYSVDIAHAERVIESAIDDFAAEDEFKSKILEKPDLSGVIGIGNGSVTVRIIVKVKPGEQWALGRALRGRLKSRFDAEGVRVAYPLLPGNGAGAAKQG from the coding sequence GTGAATTCCACGACACATCTCGCCGAGGCTTCCGCCGCGGGTGTGGCCGACCCAGTGGTGAACTGGTTCACCGAGAACTCGGGCGCCTTCGTGTCCGGAATCATCAACATTCTCATCATCCTGCTCGTCGCCCTGGTGTTCCGCGCCGTGACCGGTCGGGTGATCACCCACGGCGTCCGGCGGATGGTGAGCTCGCACCAGCGGATCAACCAGGCCACGTCGAAGGCGGGGAATCTGGTGACCCGCCAGTCGAACAGTTCCGAGAACGCGGGCCAGCGCCAGCAGCAGCGCGCGCAGACCATCGGTTCGGTGCTGCGCAGCGTGGCCTCCTCGGTCATCTTCGGTGTCGCCTTCGTGATGATCCTCGGCGAGTTCGGGATCAACCTCGGTCCGATCCTGGCCAGCGCCGGTGTGCTCGGGTTGGCGATCGGTTTCGGCGCGCAGAGCCTGGTCCAGGATTTCCTGGCCGGCATCTTCATGATGATCGAGGACCAGTACGGCGTGGGGGACGTGGTCGACACCGGTGACGCGGTCGGAACCGTGGAATCGGTCACGCTGCGGATCACGAAGATCCGCGATCTCAACGGCGGGCTGTGGTACGTCCGCAACGGCGAGATCATGCGCGTGTGCAACATGAACCAGGACTGGGCGAACGCGGTCGTGGAGATTCCGCTGGATTACAGCGTCGACATCGCCCACGCCGAACGCGTGATCGAATCGGCCATCGACGATTTCGCGGCCGAGGACGAGTTCAAGTCCAAGATTCTGGAAAAGCCCGATCTGAGCGGAGTGATCGGCATCGGGAACGGTTCGGTGACCGTGCGCATCATCGTCAAGGTCAAGCCGGGCGAGCAGTGGGCGCTGGGACGTGCGCTGCGTGGCCGGCTCAAGAGCCGCTTCGACGCCGAAGGGGTGCGGGTCGCCTACCCGCTGCTGCCCGGTAACGGGGCAGGCGCGGCCAAGCAGGGCTGA
- a CDS encoding CPBP family intramembrane glutamic endopeptidase gives MGSAFALLAVLLGSGEGFRGGFVRLDLPAQLALTGGLLVGVLALGAWLILKERRPFSTVGFPPVRGVLRSLLLGVVVALAAVTLLVLLGVVTGRLVLERDSSHALTAVLVLPALLGFVVQASSEEILVRGYLLQVTWRKWGLGAAVCAQAVVFALLHGLNTGFGLLPLVNLLLISLVLVFWALIEGGLWGVCAFHAVWNWCQGNLYGVEVSGMTLTTTLFRTESAPNGSTLLTGGDFGLEGGLLTSLVLACCLVVVVRLFLRRRQAGVPRSGSLD, from the coding sequence TTGGGCAGTGCTTTCGCGCTCCTCGCGGTGCTGCTCGGCTCGGGCGAGGGATTCCGGGGCGGTTTCGTCCGGTTGGACCTGCCGGCCCAGCTCGCGCTGACCGGCGGCCTGCTGGTCGGGGTGCTGGCTCTCGGTGCCTGGTTGATCCTCAAGGAGCGCAGGCCCTTCTCCACAGTGGGCTTTCCACCGGTGCGGGGAGTGCTCCGGTCCCTGCTGCTCGGTGTGGTCGTGGCGCTGGCCGCGGTGACGCTGCTCGTGCTCCTCGGTGTGGTCACCGGCCGACTCGTTCTGGAACGGGACTCCTCCCACGCGCTGACAGCGGTGCTGGTGCTTCCGGCACTGCTGGGGTTCGTCGTGCAGGCGAGCAGCGAGGAGATCCTCGTGCGCGGATACCTGCTTCAGGTCACCTGGCGGAAGTGGGGGCTGGGCGCGGCTGTCTGCGCGCAGGCGGTGGTGTTCGCCCTGCTGCACGGGCTCAACACGGGGTTCGGGCTGCTCCCGCTGGTCAACCTGCTGCTGATCTCGCTGGTGCTGGTTTTCTGGGCGTTGATCGAGGGCGGTCTGTGGGGAGTGTGCGCTTTTCACGCGGTGTGGAACTGGTGCCAGGGCAACCTCTACGGTGTCGAGGTCTCGGGCATGACGCTGACCACGACCCTGTTCCGGACGGAGTCGGCGCCGAACGGATCGACACTGCTCACCGGGGGTGACTTCGGGTTGGAGGGCGGTCTGCTCACCAGCCTGGTGCTCGCGTGCTGCCTGGTGGTCGTGGTGCGCCTCTTCCTGCGCCGCAGGCAGGCCGGAGTCCCTCGCTCCGGCTCGCTGGACTGA